A section of the Brevundimonas sp. AJA228-03 genome encodes:
- a CDS encoding tellurite resistance TerB family protein, whose protein sequence is MDAVVAGCAMVAQADGWVTSDERNRMIDRMRSSPTIAFFGIDDVLVLFEALNHRFDRDVDDGEATAEVAVSRLRGQPGPSRLLIETACSVAEADGGFDAEERAVILRLCELLDVDPAPYDLVPNDGERR, encoded by the coding sequence ATGGATGCGGTCGTGGCCGGCTGCGCCATGGTGGCCCAAGCGGACGGCTGGGTCACGTCGGACGAGCGCAACCGCATGATCGATCGCATGCGGAGCTCCCCGACCATCGCCTTTTTCGGCATCGACGACGTCCTGGTCCTGTTCGAAGCGCTGAACCACAGGTTTGACCGCGATGTCGATGACGGCGAGGCGACGGCGGAGGTCGCCGTGTCGCGCCTGCGGGGCCAGCCCGGTCCGTCGCGCCTGTTGATCGAAACCGCCTGTTCGGTCGCTGAAGCGGACGGTGGCTTCGATGCCGAGGAGCGGGCCGTGATCCTGCGGCTCTGCGAACTCCTGGATGTTGATCCGGCGCCCTACGACCTGGTCCCCAACGATGGAGAGAGACGATGA